The following proteins are encoded in a genomic region of Coffea eugenioides isolate CCC68of chromosome 6, Ceug_1.0, whole genome shotgun sequence:
- the LOC113774640 gene encoding ABC transporter G family member 39-like isoform X4: protein MALALTGDDLARKSTGSTSWASASFREAWHPAPEVFGGSTEHEEDEEQLKWAAIERLPTYDRLRKAVLRQVLDDGRIVGHELDLVRLGSDKKRMLVNNILRVVEEDYEKFLQRLRSRVDRVGIQVPTLEVRYEHLSVEGEVHVGSRAIPTLLNAILNVIETALRSIRLAPSNRRKITILKDISGIVKPSRMTLLLGPPGAGKTTLLQALAGKIEDNLKTCGKITYCGHEMDEFVPQRTCAYVSQHDLHHGEMTVRETLDFSRRCLGTGRRYETLAELSRREKEAGINPDPEIDAFMKAVAVAGQKSNLATDCVLKLLGLDICSDIMVGDQLKRGISGGQKKRVTTGEMLVGPATAIYMDEISTGLDSSTTFQIVNHMKHMVHVMDITMIISLLQPAPETYDLFDDIILLSEGQIVYQGPREHVLDFFEHVGFKCPERKGVADFLQEVTSKKDQVQYWIWKDQPYRYISVPELAEAFKAFHVGQRLAEELSVPYDKSKTHPSALVKNKYGLSNWEILTACFSREWLLMKRNSFVYIFKTVQITIMAIVSSTVFLRTQMPHGQLQDGGKYFGALFFSLINIMFNGMAELSMTVFRLPIFFKQRDSLFYPAWAFSLPVFLLRVPLSFMESAIWIILTYYTIGLAPSPARFFQQFLTFFCIHTMALSLFRFIAAIGRTQVVANTLGTFTLLVVFVCGGFVVAKDALKPWIRWATYISPMSYGQNAIVMSEFLDKRWSAPNLDPRIDAPTVGKALLKGRGFYTEWSWYWICIAALLGFSVLFNGFFVVALTFLNPLGDSKTVVLDENQEKNSSSASNKETSEGLVFVFNANGHDMKGMVLPFQPLSIAFNHINYSVDMPAEMKSQGVQEDRLQLLRDVSGCFRPGILTALVGVSGAGKTTLMDVLAGRKTGGYIEGTICISGYPKNQITFARISGYCEQNDIHSPHLTVYESVLYSAWLRLPADVKESTRKMFVEEVMELVELNTIRNLLAGLPGVDGLSTEQRKRLTIAVELVANPSIIFMDEPTSGLDARAAAIVMRTVRNTVDTGRTVVCTIHQPSIDIFESFDELLLMKRGGRVIYAGPLGRNSQKLIDYFEAVPGVPKITPGYNPATWMLEISTPSVEAQLQVDFADIFAESSLYKRNEELIAELSTAPPGSKDLYFPTKYSQPIFTQIRACFWKQRLSYWRNPRYNAIRFMLTIACGVIFGVIFWDKGGKMQVQQDLLNLMGAIYSCVLFLGATNASSVQGVVSIERTVFYRERGAGMYSAIPYAMGQVAIEVLYVSIQTFVYTLIIYLMIGFEWTAAKFFLFYYFLLTCYTYYTMFGMMLVALTPNIQVAAISMSFFMSFWNLFSGFLIPRTQIPIWWRWYYWGSPVAWSIYGTITCQIGDETNQVVVPGSPNVTVKEYLKHSLGYDHDFLPVVGVVHFCWVLLFAFGFALGIRYLNFQTR from the exons ATGGCATTGGCATTAACGGGTGATGATCTAGCAAGGAAGAGTACTGGTAGCACGAGTTGGGCGTCGGCCAGTTTCAGGGAGGCCTGGCACCCTGCTCCCGAAGTTTTTGGTGGAAGTACAGAACATGAGGAAGATGAGGAGCAGCTCAAGTGGGCTGCCATTGAGAGGCTGCCAACCTATGATAGGTTGAGGAAAGCCGTGTTGAGGCAGGTTCTGGATGACGGGAGGATCGTGGGTCACGAATTGGACCTCGTTAGGTTAGGATCAGACAAGAAGAGGATGTTGGTTAATAATATACTTAGGGTTGTTGAGGAAGATTATGAAAAGTTTCTCCAGAGGCTAAGAAGCCGGGTTGATAG GGTTGGGATTCAGGTTCCAACACTTGAGGTGCGTTACGAACATTTATCTGTCGAAGGAGAGGTTCATGTTGGGAGTAGAGCAATTCCAACTTTGCTGAACGCTATCCTGAATGTAATTGAG ACTGCGCTGAGATCAATTCGTCTTGCCCCTTCCAATAGGAGAAAAATAACTATACTTAAAGATATCAGTGGAATCGTCAAACCATCTAG GATGACACTACTTCTTGGTCCGCCAGGTGCAGGAAAAACAACATTGCTGCAGGCACTTGCAGGAAAGATTGAAGATAACCTAAAG ACGTGTGGAAAAATTACATACTGTGGTCACGAGATGGATGAATTTGTGCCCCAAAGAACCTGTGCCTATGTTAGTCAACATGATCTACATCATGGAGAGATGACCGTCAGGGAGACGTTGGATTTTTCAAGGCGGTGCCTGGGAACGGGCCGAAGGTACGAAACGCTAGCTGAACTCTCAAGACGCGAGAAAGAAGCAGGAATCAATCCAGACCCTGAGATTGATGCATTCATGAAGGCTGTAGCAGTGGCAGGTCAAAAAAGTAATTTGGCCACAGATTGTGTTCTCAAG CTTCTTGGATTAGATATTTGTTCGGATATCATGGTTGGTGACCAGCTAAAAAGAGGTATATCAGGGGGGCAGAAGAAGCGTGTTACCACAG GTGAAATGTTGGTCGGGCCAGCAACAGCTATTTACATGGACGAGATATCCACTGGATTGGACAGTTCCACTACTTTCCAGATAGTAAACCACATGAAGCACATGGTTCACGTCATGGATATAACAATGATTATTTCTCTGTTGCAGCCAGCACCTGAGACTTATGATCTATTTGATGACATTATATTGCTTTCAGAAGGTCAAATTGTCTATCAGGGCCCACGGGAACATGTCCTGGATTTCTTTGAGCATGTTGGTTTCAAGTGTCCTGAAAGGAAAGGAGTTGCTGATTTCCTTCAAGAGGTGACTTCCAAAAAGGATCAAGTACAGTACTGGATCTGGAAAGACCAGCCGTATAGATACATATCAGTTCCTGAGCTTGCAGAAGCCTTCAAAGCCTTTCATGTTGGCCAACGGCTTGCAGAAGAGCTCAGTGTGCCTTACGATAAATCCAAAACCCACCCCTCAGCATTGGTTAAAAACAAATATGGCCTCTCAAATTGGGAAATATTGACGGCATGTTTTTCGAGAGAATGGCTGCTGATGAAGCGAAATTCTTTCGTGTACATTTTCAAGACAGTTCAGATAACAATAATGGCCATTGTTTCATCCACAGTGTTTCTTAGAACGCAGATGCCACATGGCCAATTGCAAGATGGAGGGAAATATTTTGGAGCTCTTTTCTTCAGTCTTATCAATATAATGTTCAACGGAATGGCTGAACTTTCAATGACGGTGTTCAGGCTTCCTATCTTCTTCAAACAAAGGGATTCCCTATTTTATCCAGCATGGGCTTTTAGTTTGCCAGTCTTTTTGCTTAGGGTCCCTCTGTCTTTCATGGAATCAGCAATATGGATAATCCTCACATATTATACGATAGGGCTTGCTCCCTCCCCTGCCAg GTTCTTCCAACAGTTCCTGACATTTTTCTGTATACATACGATGGCTCTCTCTCTTTTCCGCTTTATTGCAGCAATTGGAAGAACGCAGGTTGTAGCAAACACATTGGGTACCTTCACTCTGCTAGTGGTCTTTGTGTGCGGAGGATTTGTGGTTGCCAAAG ATGCCCTTAAGCCATGGATAAGATGGGCGACCTATATTTCTCCAATGAGCTATGGACAAAATGCTATTGTCATGAGCGAATTTCTTGACAAGAGATGGAGTGCA CCTAATTTGGACCCCCGAATCGATGCTCCCACGGTAGGGAAAGCCCTCCTGAAAGGAAGAGGCTTCTATACAGAGTGGTCCTGGTACTGGATATGCATTGCAGCATTATTGGGGTTCTCCGTTCTCTTCAATGGTTTCTTTGTTGTCGCACTGACTTTCTTAAACC CCTTGGGTGATTCAAAAACAGTAGTCTTGGAtgaaaaccaagaaaagaattCATCTTCTGCAAGCAACAAGGAAACATCCGAAGGTTTGGTCTTTGTCTTTAATG CAAATGGACATGACATGAAAGGCATGGTTTTACCCTTCCAGCCATTGTCTATAGCTTTCAACCATATTAACTACTCCGTGGATATGCCAGCT GAAATGAAGAGTCAGGGGGTTCAAGAGGATCGTTTGCAACTACTACGAGATGTTAGTGGCTGTTTCAGACCTGGAATATTGACAGCACTTGTAGGTGTTAGCGGTGCTGGGAAGACAACTTTGATGGATGTGTTAGCTGGACGAAAAACTGGAGGATACATTGAAGGAACCATCTGCATCTCAGGTTACCCGAAAAATCAGATCACATTTGCCAGAATAAGCGGATACTGCGAACAGAATGACATTCATTCACCTCATCTTACCGTGTATGAATCTGTCTTATACTCCGCCTGGCTTCGTCTTCCCGCTGATGTAAAAGAAAGCACTCGGAAG ATGTTTGTGGAAGAAGTAATGGAGCTGGTTGAACTCAATACTATAAGAAATTTGTTGGCTGGCCTTCCAGGAGTTGATGGTCTTTCAACAGAACAAAGAAAACGCTTAACAATTGCTGTAGAGTTGGTTGCCAATCCATCCATAATCTTCATGGACGAACCAACATCTGGTCTTGATGCTAGAGCTGCTGCCATTGTTATGCGCACTGTGAGAAATACTGTGGACACTGGAAGAACTGTAGTGTGCACGATTCACCAACCAAGCATAGACATTTTTGAATCTTTCGATGAG TTGCTTTTGATGAAGAGAGGAGGGCGCGTGATTTATGCAGGACCACTTGGTCGCAATTCTCAAAAGCTAATAGATTACTTTGAG GCTGTCCCAGGAGTTCCCAAGATTACTCCTGGATATAATCCTGCCACGTGGATGTTGGAAATCAGTACTCCGTCAGTTGAGGCTCAGCTGCAAGTTGATTTTGCTGACATTTTCGCCGAATCATCCCTTTATAA GAGAAATGAAGAACTTATAGCAGAACTCAGTACTGCTCCACCTGGTTCAAAGGATCTTTATTTTCCAACGAAGTACTCCCAACCCATATTCACTCAGATCAGAGCTTGTTTCTGGAAACAAAGATTGTCGTATTGGCGGAATCCTCGATATAATGCTATTCGTTTCATGTTGACAATCGCCTGTGGCGTTATCTTCGGTGTCATATTCTGGGACAAGGGAGGAAAAAT GCAAGTACAGCAAGATCTGCTGAATCTTATGGGAGCTATCTATTCTTGTGTCCTCTTCTTGGGAGCCACCAATGCCTCCTCGGTGCAGGGAGTGGTTTCCATAGAGAGAACAGTTTTCTACCGTGAACGAGGAGCTGGGATGTATTCGGCAATTCCTTATGCCATGGGTCAG GTAGCGATTGAGGTGCTCTACGTTTCAATTCAGACCTTCGTGTACACTCTTATTATTTACTTAATGATCGGATTCGAGTGGACAGCAGCCAAATTCTTTTTGTTCTACTATTTCTTGTTGACGTGCTACACTTACTACACAATGTTCGGGATGATGCTAGTCGCACTGACTCCAAATATTCAAGTTGCTGCAATTTCAATGTCTTTCTTCATGAGCTTCTGGAATCTGTTCTCGGGTTTCCTCATTCCTAGGACA CAAATCCCAATATGGTGGAGGTGGTATTACTGGGGTTCACCCGTGGCTTGGTCTATCTATGGTACCATAACCTGTCAAATTGGTGACGAAACTAACCAAGTTGTGGTGCCTGGGTCTCCTAATGTTACAGTGAAGGAGTATCTAAAACACAGCTTGGGTTATGATCATGACTTTCTTCCAGTGGTTGGTGTAGTTCATTTTTGCTGGGTACTTCTCTTCGCCTTTGGCTTTGCTCTCGGCATCAGGTACCTCAACTTCCAGACTAGATAG
- the LOC113774640 gene encoding ABC transporter G family member 39-like isoform X2 — MALALTGDDLARKSTGSTSWASASFREAWHPAPEVFGGSTEHEEDEEQLKWAAIERLPTYDRLRKAVLRQVLDDGRIVGHELDLVRLGSDKKRMLVNNILRVVEEDYEKFLQRLRSRVDRVGIQVPTLEVRYEHLSVEGEVHVGSRAIPTLLNAILNVIETALRSIRLAPSNRRKITILKDISGIVKPSRMTLLLGPPGAGKTTLLQALAGKIEDNLKTCGKITYCGHEMDEFVPQRTCAYVSQHDLHHGEMTVRETLDFSRRCLGTGRRYETLAELSRREKEAGINPDPEIDAFMKAVAVAGQKSNLATDCVLKLLGLDICSDIMVGDQLKRGISGGQKKRVTTGEMLVGPATAIYMDEISTGLDSSTTFQIVNHMKHMVHVMDITMIISLLQPAPETYDLFDDIILLSEGQIVYQGPREHVLDFFEHVGFKCPERKGVADFLQEVTSKKDQVQYWIWKDQPYRYISVPELAEAFKAFHVGQRLAEELSVPYDKSKTHPSALVKNKYGLSNWEILTACFSREWLLMKRNSFVYIFKTVQITIMAIVSSTVFLRTQMPHGQLQDGGKYFGALFFSLINIMFNGMAELSMTVFRLPIFFKQRDSLFYPAWAFSLPVFLLRVPLSFMESAIWIILTYYTIGLAPSPARFFQQFLTFFCIHTMALSLFRFIAAIGRTQVVANTLGTFTLLVVFVCGGFVVAKDALKPWIRWATYISPMSYGQNAIVMSEFLDKRWSAPNLDPRIDAPTVGKALLKGRGFYTEWSWYWICIAALLGFSVLFNGFFVVALTFLNPLGDSKTVVLDENQEKNSSSASNKETSEGTDMEPRNASSSTEANGHDMKGMVLPFQPLSIAFNHINYSVDMPAEMKSQGVQEDRLQLLRDVSGCFRPGILTALVGVSGAGKTTLMDVLAGRKTGGYIEGTICISGYPKNQITFARISGYCEQNDIHSPHLTVYESVLYSAWLRLPADVKESTRKMFVEEVMELVELNTIRNLLAGLPGVDGLSTEQRKRLTIAVELVANPSIIFMDEPTSGLDARAAAIVMRTVRNTVDTGRTVVCTIHQPSIDIFESFDELLLMKRGGRVIYAGPLGRNSQKLIDYFEAVPGVPKITPGYNPATWMLEISTPSVEAQLQVDFADIFAESSLYKRNEELIAELSTAPPGSKDLYFPTKYSQPIFTQIRACFWKQRLSYWRNPRYNAIRFMLTIACGVIFGVIFWDKGGKMQVQQDLLNLMGAIYSCVLFLGATNASSVQGVVSIERTVFYRERGAGMYSAIPYAMGQVAIEVLYVSIQTFVYTLIIYLMIGFEWTAAKFFLFYYFLLTCYTYYTMFGMMLVALTPNIQVAAISMSFFMSFWNLFSGFLIPRTQIPIWWRWYYWGSPVAWSIYGTITCQIGDETNQVVVPGSPNVTVKEYLKHSLGYDHDFLPVVGVVHFCWVLLFAFGFALGIRYLNFQTR, encoded by the exons ATGGCATTGGCATTAACGGGTGATGATCTAGCAAGGAAGAGTACTGGTAGCACGAGTTGGGCGTCGGCCAGTTTCAGGGAGGCCTGGCACCCTGCTCCCGAAGTTTTTGGTGGAAGTACAGAACATGAGGAAGATGAGGAGCAGCTCAAGTGGGCTGCCATTGAGAGGCTGCCAACCTATGATAGGTTGAGGAAAGCCGTGTTGAGGCAGGTTCTGGATGACGGGAGGATCGTGGGTCACGAATTGGACCTCGTTAGGTTAGGATCAGACAAGAAGAGGATGTTGGTTAATAATATACTTAGGGTTGTTGAGGAAGATTATGAAAAGTTTCTCCAGAGGCTAAGAAGCCGGGTTGATAG GGTTGGGATTCAGGTTCCAACACTTGAGGTGCGTTACGAACATTTATCTGTCGAAGGAGAGGTTCATGTTGGGAGTAGAGCAATTCCAACTTTGCTGAACGCTATCCTGAATGTAATTGAG ACTGCGCTGAGATCAATTCGTCTTGCCCCTTCCAATAGGAGAAAAATAACTATACTTAAAGATATCAGTGGAATCGTCAAACCATCTAG GATGACACTACTTCTTGGTCCGCCAGGTGCAGGAAAAACAACATTGCTGCAGGCACTTGCAGGAAAGATTGAAGATAACCTAAAG ACGTGTGGAAAAATTACATACTGTGGTCACGAGATGGATGAATTTGTGCCCCAAAGAACCTGTGCCTATGTTAGTCAACATGATCTACATCATGGAGAGATGACCGTCAGGGAGACGTTGGATTTTTCAAGGCGGTGCCTGGGAACGGGCCGAAGGTACGAAACGCTAGCTGAACTCTCAAGACGCGAGAAAGAAGCAGGAATCAATCCAGACCCTGAGATTGATGCATTCATGAAGGCTGTAGCAGTGGCAGGTCAAAAAAGTAATTTGGCCACAGATTGTGTTCTCAAG CTTCTTGGATTAGATATTTGTTCGGATATCATGGTTGGTGACCAGCTAAAAAGAGGTATATCAGGGGGGCAGAAGAAGCGTGTTACCACAG GTGAAATGTTGGTCGGGCCAGCAACAGCTATTTACATGGACGAGATATCCACTGGATTGGACAGTTCCACTACTTTCCAGATAGTAAACCACATGAAGCACATGGTTCACGTCATGGATATAACAATGATTATTTCTCTGTTGCAGCCAGCACCTGAGACTTATGATCTATTTGATGACATTATATTGCTTTCAGAAGGTCAAATTGTCTATCAGGGCCCACGGGAACATGTCCTGGATTTCTTTGAGCATGTTGGTTTCAAGTGTCCTGAAAGGAAAGGAGTTGCTGATTTCCTTCAAGAGGTGACTTCCAAAAAGGATCAAGTACAGTACTGGATCTGGAAAGACCAGCCGTATAGATACATATCAGTTCCTGAGCTTGCAGAAGCCTTCAAAGCCTTTCATGTTGGCCAACGGCTTGCAGAAGAGCTCAGTGTGCCTTACGATAAATCCAAAACCCACCCCTCAGCATTGGTTAAAAACAAATATGGCCTCTCAAATTGGGAAATATTGACGGCATGTTTTTCGAGAGAATGGCTGCTGATGAAGCGAAATTCTTTCGTGTACATTTTCAAGACAGTTCAGATAACAATAATGGCCATTGTTTCATCCACAGTGTTTCTTAGAACGCAGATGCCACATGGCCAATTGCAAGATGGAGGGAAATATTTTGGAGCTCTTTTCTTCAGTCTTATCAATATAATGTTCAACGGAATGGCTGAACTTTCAATGACGGTGTTCAGGCTTCCTATCTTCTTCAAACAAAGGGATTCCCTATTTTATCCAGCATGGGCTTTTAGTTTGCCAGTCTTTTTGCTTAGGGTCCCTCTGTCTTTCATGGAATCAGCAATATGGATAATCCTCACATATTATACGATAGGGCTTGCTCCCTCCCCTGCCAg GTTCTTCCAACAGTTCCTGACATTTTTCTGTATACATACGATGGCTCTCTCTCTTTTCCGCTTTATTGCAGCAATTGGAAGAACGCAGGTTGTAGCAAACACATTGGGTACCTTCACTCTGCTAGTGGTCTTTGTGTGCGGAGGATTTGTGGTTGCCAAAG ATGCCCTTAAGCCATGGATAAGATGGGCGACCTATATTTCTCCAATGAGCTATGGACAAAATGCTATTGTCATGAGCGAATTTCTTGACAAGAGATGGAGTGCA CCTAATTTGGACCCCCGAATCGATGCTCCCACGGTAGGGAAAGCCCTCCTGAAAGGAAGAGGCTTCTATACAGAGTGGTCCTGGTACTGGATATGCATTGCAGCATTATTGGGGTTCTCCGTTCTCTTCAATGGTTTCTTTGTTGTCGCACTGACTTTCTTAAACC CCTTGGGTGATTCAAAAACAGTAGTCTTGGAtgaaaaccaagaaaagaattCATCTTCTGCAAGCAACAAGGAAACATCCGAAG GAACTGATATGGAACCCAGAAATGCCTCGAGTAGCACAGAAGCAAATGGACATGACATGAAAGGCATGGTTTTACCCTTCCAGCCATTGTCTATAGCTTTCAACCATATTAACTACTCCGTGGATATGCCAGCT GAAATGAAGAGTCAGGGGGTTCAAGAGGATCGTTTGCAACTACTACGAGATGTTAGTGGCTGTTTCAGACCTGGAATATTGACAGCACTTGTAGGTGTTAGCGGTGCTGGGAAGACAACTTTGATGGATGTGTTAGCTGGACGAAAAACTGGAGGATACATTGAAGGAACCATCTGCATCTCAGGTTACCCGAAAAATCAGATCACATTTGCCAGAATAAGCGGATACTGCGAACAGAATGACATTCATTCACCTCATCTTACCGTGTATGAATCTGTCTTATACTCCGCCTGGCTTCGTCTTCCCGCTGATGTAAAAGAAAGCACTCGGAAG ATGTTTGTGGAAGAAGTAATGGAGCTGGTTGAACTCAATACTATAAGAAATTTGTTGGCTGGCCTTCCAGGAGTTGATGGTCTTTCAACAGAACAAAGAAAACGCTTAACAATTGCTGTAGAGTTGGTTGCCAATCCATCCATAATCTTCATGGACGAACCAACATCTGGTCTTGATGCTAGAGCTGCTGCCATTGTTATGCGCACTGTGAGAAATACTGTGGACACTGGAAGAACTGTAGTGTGCACGATTCACCAACCAAGCATAGACATTTTTGAATCTTTCGATGAG TTGCTTTTGATGAAGAGAGGAGGGCGCGTGATTTATGCAGGACCACTTGGTCGCAATTCTCAAAAGCTAATAGATTACTTTGAG GCTGTCCCAGGAGTTCCCAAGATTACTCCTGGATATAATCCTGCCACGTGGATGTTGGAAATCAGTACTCCGTCAGTTGAGGCTCAGCTGCAAGTTGATTTTGCTGACATTTTCGCCGAATCATCCCTTTATAA GAGAAATGAAGAACTTATAGCAGAACTCAGTACTGCTCCACCTGGTTCAAAGGATCTTTATTTTCCAACGAAGTACTCCCAACCCATATTCACTCAGATCAGAGCTTGTTTCTGGAAACAAAGATTGTCGTATTGGCGGAATCCTCGATATAATGCTATTCGTTTCATGTTGACAATCGCCTGTGGCGTTATCTTCGGTGTCATATTCTGGGACAAGGGAGGAAAAAT GCAAGTACAGCAAGATCTGCTGAATCTTATGGGAGCTATCTATTCTTGTGTCCTCTTCTTGGGAGCCACCAATGCCTCCTCGGTGCAGGGAGTGGTTTCCATAGAGAGAACAGTTTTCTACCGTGAACGAGGAGCTGGGATGTATTCGGCAATTCCTTATGCCATGGGTCAG GTAGCGATTGAGGTGCTCTACGTTTCAATTCAGACCTTCGTGTACACTCTTATTATTTACTTAATGATCGGATTCGAGTGGACAGCAGCCAAATTCTTTTTGTTCTACTATTTCTTGTTGACGTGCTACACTTACTACACAATGTTCGGGATGATGCTAGTCGCACTGACTCCAAATATTCAAGTTGCTGCAATTTCAATGTCTTTCTTCATGAGCTTCTGGAATCTGTTCTCGGGTTTCCTCATTCCTAGGACA CAAATCCCAATATGGTGGAGGTGGTATTACTGGGGTTCACCCGTGGCTTGGTCTATCTATGGTACCATAACCTGTCAAATTGGTGACGAAACTAACCAAGTTGTGGTGCCTGGGTCTCCTAATGTTACAGTGAAGGAGTATCTAAAACACAGCTTGGGTTATGATCATGACTTTCTTCCAGTGGTTGGTGTAGTTCATTTTTGCTGGGTACTTCTCTTCGCCTTTGGCTTTGCTCTCGGCATCAGGTACCTCAACTTCCAGACTAGATAG